In one window of Dissulfurirhabdus thermomarina DNA:
- a CDS encoding sterol desaturase family protein, whose product MERVLWIRLSAFAGIFVLMALWEAAAPRRRLTVAKPGRWFTNLSIIGLDNALVFLVAPGAAVATAVAAQAAGWGLLNRFLLPGPAAVVVGVLALDLVIYLQHLMFHAVPLLWRLHMVHHADLDIDVTTGLRFHPVEILVSLGIKVGAVAAIGPPVAAVVIFEVLLNATSMFNHGNVRMPPRLDRVFRLLVVTPDMHRVHHSVAIRETNSNFGFNFPWWDRIFGTYRAQPAAGHRGMTIGLAQFRDPSRLGFVSCLLLPVTGDPGAYAIDKSGMEPVRRERPEG is encoded by the coding sequence ATGGAGCGGGTCCTGTGGATTCGGCTCTCCGCGTTCGCGGGGATCTTCGTCCTCATGGCCCTTTGGGAGGCGGCGGCCCCGAGGCGGCGGCTCACGGTGGCCAAGCCCGGCCGGTGGTTCACCAACCTCTCCATCATCGGGCTCGACAACGCCCTGGTCTTCCTGGTGGCACCCGGGGCGGCGGTGGCCACGGCCGTGGCGGCCCAGGCGGCGGGGTGGGGGCTGCTCAACCGCTTTCTTCTCCCGGGTCCGGCGGCCGTGGTGGTCGGGGTCCTCGCCCTGGACCTCGTGATCTATCTCCAGCACCTGATGTTCCACGCGGTTCCGCTCCTCTGGCGGCTCCACATGGTCCACCATGCCGACCTCGACATCGACGTCACCACCGGCCTCCGGTTCCACCCGGTCGAGATCCTGGTCTCCCTGGGCATCAAGGTGGGGGCGGTGGCGGCCATCGGCCCGCCGGTGGCGGCGGTGGTGATCTTCGAGGTGCTGCTCAACGCCACCTCCATGTTCAACCACGGCAACGTTCGGATGCCGCCGCGGCTGGACCGGGTGTTCAGGCTCCTGGTGGTGACACCGGACATGCACCGCGTGCACCACTCGGTGGCCATCCGGGAGACCAACAGCAACTTCGGGTTCAACTTCCCCTGGTGGGACCGGATCTTCGGGACCTACCGGGCCCAGCCGGCCGCCGGCCACCGGGGGATGACCATCGGGCTCGCCCAGTTCCGGGATCCATCGAGGCTCGGGTTCGTCTCGTGCCTCCTCTTGCCCGTGACCGGTGATCCCGGCGCCTACGCCATCGACAAGAGCGGCATGGAGCCCGTGCGCCGGGAGCGGCCGGAGGGTTGA
- a CDS encoding universal stress protein translates to MAERAPDAAGRTWRRLLVAVNDTETAMRAVRYVGEIAGCTAGMEVTLLHVYPEPPPDYYTAGRSLDDYRGLKEAEARRLFQRVTDLLGAHGIPRGQVRALARMSDGRTISDAILQELAAGGYGTVVLGKRGVSKAEEFLFGSVSTTVVRRASGCTVWVVG, encoded by the coding sequence ATGGCTGAGCGGGCCCCGGACGCCGCCGGGCGCACCTGGCGCCGGCTCCTCGTCGCCGTGAACGACACCGAGACCGCCATGCGGGCGGTCCGCTACGTGGGAGAGATCGCCGGGTGCACGGCGGGCATGGAGGTGACGCTCCTCCACGTCTACCCGGAGCCGCCGCCGGACTACTACACCGCGGGACGATCCCTGGACGACTACCGGGGGCTGAAGGAAGCCGAGGCCCGCCGTCTCTTCCAAAGGGTGACGGATCTCCTCGGCGCCCACGGCATCCCCCGCGGCCAGGTCCGGGCACTGGCCCGCATGTCCGACGGCCGGACCATCAGCGACGCCATCCTCCAGGAGCTCGCCGCCGGCGGCTACGGAACGGTGGTGCTCGGGAAGCGGGGGGTCTCCAAGGCGGAGGAGTTCCTCTTCGGCAGCGTCTCCACCACGGTGGTCCGCCGGGCCTCCGGGTGCACCGTCTGGGTGGTGGGATGA
- a CDS encoding serine/threonine protein kinase, protein MGRPEDLPPAIARRLAEYLEARHVRRRPRVFHDTHRCMAIDYGDVIVLEGRYYVVTGHEREGRFGIDEQPKFWVKRAVDLETGDHRILKLVFHETFQITLGRFRVTCYRSPEKEARVLELVRGDLRFMQGEPVEDAAGNLVRVLEIIRGQRLDNHIAHLGGSHRHYFHREVPRLLRLFLEALAAIDTLHAHGFKHGDIRRDHVLIDAATGRFRWIDFDYDFYLPERPFALDLFGLGNILLFIVGRGNYRPLDVYENPALGPKVIDRLTTDDLSLLFRDRIVNLKKLFPYIPEELNRILLHFSAGARVFYDSADEIAEDLERVLAGFPEPPPGKKGKGTARRGAAGPPRAT, encoded by the coding sequence ATGGGCCGCCCGGAGGATCTCCCCCCGGCCATCGCCCGGCGCCTGGCCGAGTACCTCGAGGCGCGGCACGTCCGCCGCCGGCCCCGCGTCTTCCACGACACCCACCGCTGCATGGCCATCGACTACGGCGACGTCATCGTCCTGGAGGGCCGCTACTACGTGGTCACCGGCCACGAGCGGGAGGGCCGGTTCGGCATCGACGAGCAGCCGAAGTTCTGGGTGAAGCGGGCCGTGGACCTGGAGACCGGCGATCACCGGATCCTGAAGCTCGTCTTCCACGAGACCTTCCAGATCACCCTGGGCCGCTTCCGGGTGACCTGCTACCGGAGCCCCGAGAAGGAGGCCCGCGTCCTGGAGCTGGTCCGGGGGGATCTCCGCTTCATGCAGGGAGAACCGGTGGAAGACGCCGCCGGGAACCTGGTCCGGGTGCTGGAGATCATCCGCGGCCAGCGCCTGGACAACCACATCGCCCATCTCGGGGGTTCGCATCGGCACTACTTCCACCGGGAAGTCCCCCGCCTCCTCCGCCTCTTCCTCGAGGCCCTGGCCGCCATCGACACCCTCCACGCCCACGGCTTCAAGCACGGCGACATCCGCCGCGACCACGTCCTGATCGACGCCGCCACGGGGCGCTTTCGCTGGATCGACTTCGACTACGACTTCTACCTTCCCGAGCGGCCCTTCGCCCTGGACCTCTTCGGCCTCGGCAACATCCTCCTCTTCATCGTCGGCCGCGGCAACTACCGGCCCCTCGACGTCTACGAGAACCCGGCGCTCGGGCCCAAGGTCATCGACCGGCTCACCACCGACGACCTCTCCCTCCTCTTCCGGGACCGGATCGTGAACCTGAAGAAGCTCTTCCCCTACATCCCCGAGGAATTGAACCGAATCCTCCTCCACTTCTCTGCGGGCGCCCGCGTCTTCTACGACTCGGCGGACGAGATCGCCGAGGACCTCGAGCGGGTCCTGGCCGGCTTCCCGGAGCCGCCCCCGGGGAAGAAAGGGAAGGGGACGGCGCGCCGCGGCGCCGCGGGCCCTCCCCGGGCGACATGA
- a CDS encoding ketopantoate reductase family protein, whose product MHFAIVGAGSIGCLFGAFLSRGGHKVSLVEVRPEIVDAVNRHGIGLLPMGASDPSQIAFHPARAFLDPADISGADAVILAVKSFDTAAAMRGAARLVSDRCPVLSIQTGLGNLEVMERFVDRSAILGGFTYMAATAVAPGRVHHGGTGPTVIGELDGRRTPRVEKIAGALGAAGLETRVDDRVVSRLWHKVIVVSAINAVSAVLKVKNGDLLAHPESVQLMERLVDEGRAAAEAAGVDLLGEDLRALLHETCRATAENLSSMFLDILNGSRTEIDAECGALFRYGRERGLRLLTLQTLSELVTAMEKLGHHGAEGRHG is encoded by the coding sequence ATGCATTTTGCCATCGTAGGCGCCGGCAGCATCGGCTGCCTCTTCGGCGCCTTCCTCTCCCGGGGCGGCCACAAGGTCTCGCTCGTCGAGGTCCGGCCCGAGATCGTGGACGCCGTCAACCGCCACGGAATCGGCCTCCTGCCCATGGGGGCCTCGGACCCCTCCCAGATCGCCTTCCACCCCGCCCGGGCCTTCCTGGACCCCGCCGACATCTCCGGGGCCGATGCCGTCATCCTCGCGGTGAAATCCTTCGACACCGCCGCCGCCATGAGGGGGGCGGCCCGCCTCGTCTCCGACCGCTGCCCGGTGCTCAGCATCCAGACGGGCCTCGGGAACCTCGAGGTCATGGAACGCTTCGTCGACCGCTCCGCCATCCTCGGGGGCTTCACCTACATGGCGGCCACCGCCGTGGCCCCGGGCCGGGTCCACCACGGCGGCACCGGCCCCACGGTCATCGGCGAGCTCGACGGCCGCCGCACCCCCCGGGTGGAAAAGATCGCCGGGGCCCTCGGAGCGGCGGGCCTCGAGACCCGGGTGGACGACCGGGTGGTGAGCCGCCTCTGGCACAAGGTCATCGTGGTCTCCGCCATCAATGCCGTCTCGGCGGTGCTCAAGGTGAAGAACGGGGACCTCCTCGCCCACCCGGAATCCGTGCAGCTCATGGAACGGCTGGTGGACGAGGGCCGCGCGGCCGCGGAGGCCGCGGGGGTGGACCTGCTGGGGGAAGACCTCCGTGCCCTCCTGCACGAGACCTGCCGCGCCACCGCCGAAAACCTCTCCTCCATGTTCCTCGACATCCTGAACGGGAGCCGCACCGAGATCGACGCGGAGTGCGGCGCGCTCTTCCGCTACGGCCGGGAACGCGGCCTTCGACTCCTCACCCTCCAGACCTTGTCCGAGCTGGTGACGGCCATGGAGAAGCTCGGCCACCACGGCGCGGAGGGCCGCCATGGCTGA
- a CDS encoding sigma-70 family RNA polymerase sigma factor has translation MREPGTQSEERLLARVAAGDEAAFRDLYERTHRRLYYYLLRLLADPSDAEDVLVETFTEVWRCAKKFRGRSRATTWMVGIGRNLAMNRRRRTQTHVSLETLADPPGEGGVDLAGADRRRVLRAALARLSPKHWEVLDLVFYQGLHYREAAEVLSIPENTVKTRVFYAKDALRKALAEMGVRRDDL, from the coding sequence ATGAGAGAACCGGGCACGCAATCCGAGGAACGGCTGCTGGCGCGGGTCGCGGCGGGCGACGAGGCCGCCTTCCGCGACCTCTACGAGCGGACGCACCGGCGGCTCTACTACTATCTTTTGCGGCTGCTGGCCGACCCCTCGGATGCGGAGGACGTCCTGGTCGAGACCTTCACCGAGGTGTGGCGATGCGCCAAGAAATTCCGCGGACGCTCCCGCGCGACCACCTGGATGGTGGGCATCGGGCGGAACCTCGCCATGAACCGGCGGCGGCGCACGCAGACCCACGTCTCGCTGGAGACCCTCGCGGATCCCCCCGGAGAAGGCGGGGTGGACCTGGCCGGCGCCGACCGCCGCCGGGTGCTCCGGGCGGCGCTGGCGCGGCTGTCGCCGAAGCACTGGGAGGTCCTGGACCTCGTCTTCTACCAAGGGCTCCACTACCGGGAAGCGGCCGAGGTGCTCTCCATCCCGGAGAACACCGTGAAGACCCGGGTCTTCTACGCCAAGGACGCCCTTCGCAAGGCCCTGGCCGAGATGGGGGTGAGGCGGGATGACCTCTGA
- a CDS encoding heavy metal translocating P-type ATPase, protein MSDREGRYVDPVCGMSTDEEGAFIPYGHGGMTYHFCSTRCLEQFKADPERYVGSAGAGQGHGPRRHRHGTAAPAPAPALQGGYTCPMHPEFHQEGPGTCPKCGMALEPVIPQAPVAEYTCPMHPEVVQEGPGTCPKCGMALEPVAAPAGEAANPEYEDMRRRFVAGAVLTVPLVVIAMRGLIPGASVMERWFSERTLQWVELVLATPVVLWAGWPFFVRGLRSVINRSLNMFTLIGLGVSVAYLYSLAAVAFPGLFPAAMRSPEGLVGVYFEAAAVIVTLILLGQVMELRARSQTGAAIKALLGLAPKTARRVDADGSEEDVPLEHVQPGDILRVRPGEKVPVDGVVVEGASAVDESMISGEPLPVRKGPGDEVIGATVNTTGSLLIRAEKVGADTLLAQIVHMVAEAQRSRAPIQKLADVVAGWFVPAVILVALVAFAVWFLYGPEPRLAHAVIAAVSVLIIACPCALGLATPMSIMVATGKGAGMGVLFRNAEAIETLRKVDTLVVDKTGTLTEGRPRLVDVVPAGGFEAAEVVGLAASLEQGSEHPLAAAVVEGAKARGVALDPVSGFESHTGKGVSGEVRGRKVLLGNARLLEEAAIEPGPLGEKAGAMRREAKTVMFLAVDGRMAGLVAVADPIKETTPGAIAALHGEGLRVVMLTGDNRATAEAVAARLAIDEVVAEVLPEQKAEAVERFQAQGRVVAMAGDGINDAPALARADVGIAMGTGTDVAMESAGVTLVKGDLTGIVRARKLSRAAMRNIKQNLFFAFVYNALGVPLAAGVLYPHFGILLSPVIAAAAMSFSSVSVVANALRLKRVRIA, encoded by the coding sequence ATGAGTGACCGGGAAGGGCGGTACGTGGACCCGGTGTGCGGCATGTCCACCGACGAGGAGGGCGCCTTCATTCCCTACGGGCACGGGGGCATGACCTATCACTTCTGTTCCACCCGGTGCCTGGAGCAGTTCAAGGCGGACCCGGAGCGGTACGTCGGGTCGGCCGGCGCGGGTCAGGGCCACGGTCCCCGCCGGCATCGCCATGGCACCGCCGCTCCTGCGCCGGCCCCGGCGCTGCAGGGCGGCTACACCTGCCCCATGCACCCCGAGTTCCACCAGGAGGGGCCGGGCACCTGTCCCAAGTGCGGCATGGCCTTGGAACCCGTGATCCCCCAGGCCCCGGTGGCCGAGTACACCTGCCCCATGCATCCGGAGGTGGTCCAGGAGGGCCCCGGTACCTGCCCGAAGTGCGGCATGGCGCTCGAGCCCGTGGCGGCGCCCGCCGGGGAAGCGGCCAACCCCGAGTACGAGGACATGCGGCGGCGTTTCGTGGCGGGGGCGGTCCTCACCGTCCCCCTGGTCGTCATCGCCATGCGCGGTCTCATCCCGGGCGCCTCGGTGATGGAGCGGTGGTTCTCCGAGCGGACCCTCCAGTGGGTCGAGCTCGTCCTGGCCACCCCGGTGGTGCTCTGGGCGGGATGGCCCTTCTTCGTCCGGGGCCTCCGGTCGGTGATAAACCGCAGCCTCAACATGTTCACCCTCATAGGGCTCGGCGTCTCGGTGGCCTACCTCTACAGCCTGGCGGCCGTCGCCTTCCCCGGCCTCTTCCCGGCGGCCATGCGGTCCCCGGAGGGGCTGGTGGGTGTCTATTTCGAGGCCGCGGCGGTCATCGTCACCCTGATCCTCCTGGGGCAGGTCATGGAGCTCAGGGCCAGGAGCCAGACCGGCGCGGCCATAAAGGCGCTTCTCGGCCTGGCGCCCAAGACGGCCAGGCGCGTCGACGCGGACGGCTCCGAGGAAGACGTTCCCCTGGAACATGTCCAGCCGGGCGACATCCTCCGGGTGCGTCCCGGCGAGAAGGTCCCGGTGGACGGCGTGGTGGTGGAGGGCGCCAGCGCCGTGGACGAGTCCATGATCTCCGGCGAGCCCTTGCCGGTCCGGAAGGGGCCGGGCGACGAGGTCATCGGCGCCACGGTCAACACCACCGGCTCCCTCCTCATCCGGGCGGAGAAGGTGGGGGCGGACACCCTGCTGGCCCAGATCGTCCACATGGTGGCCGAGGCCCAGCGGAGCCGGGCCCCCATCCAGAAGCTGGCCGACGTGGTGGCCGGGTGGTTCGTGCCCGCGGTGATCCTGGTGGCCCTGGTCGCCTTCGCCGTCTGGTTTCTCTACGGCCCGGAGCCCAGGCTTGCCCACGCCGTCATCGCCGCGGTCTCGGTCCTCATCATCGCCTGCCCCTGCGCCCTGGGGCTCGCCACCCCCATGTCCATCATGGTGGCCACCGGGAAGGGGGCCGGGATGGGGGTCCTCTTCCGGAACGCCGAGGCCATCGAGACCCTGCGGAAGGTGGACACCCTGGTGGTGGACAAGACCGGCACCCTCACGGAGGGGCGTCCCCGCCTCGTGGACGTGGTGCCGGCCGGGGGCTTCGAGGCCGCGGAGGTGGTGGGGCTGGCGGCCTCCCTGGAGCAGGGGAGCGAGCATCCCCTGGCGGCCGCCGTCGTCGAGGGGGCGAAGGCGCGCGGCGTGGCCCTCGACCCGGTCTCGGGTTTCGAGTCCCACACCGGCAAGGGGGTCTCGGGCGAGGTGCGGGGGCGCAAGGTCCTCCTGGGCAATGCCAGGCTCCTCGAGGAGGCCGCCATCGAGCCCGGGCCGCTGGGGGAAAAGGCCGGGGCCATGCGGCGCGAGGCCAAGACGGTCATGTTCCTCGCGGTGGACGGCCGCATGGCCGGCCTCGTCGCCGTGGCCGATCCCATCAAGGAGACCACGCCGGGGGCCATAGCGGCGCTCCACGGGGAGGGACTCAGGGTGGTGATGCTCACCGGCGACAACCGGGCCACCGCCGAGGCCGTGGCCGCGCGCCTGGCCATCGACGAGGTGGTGGCCGAGGTCCTGCCCGAGCAGAAGGCCGAGGCGGTGGAACGATTCCAGGCCCAGGGGCGGGTGGTGGCCATGGCCGGCGACGGCATCAACGATGCCCCCGCCCTCGCCCGGGCCGATGTCGGCATCGCCATGGGGACCGGGACCGACGTGGCCATGGAGAGCGCCGGTGTCACCCTGGTCAAGGGCGACCTCACGGGGATCGTCCGGGCCCGGAAGCTCAGCCGGGCCGCCATGCGAAACATCAAGCAGAATCTCTTCTTCGCCTTCGTCTACAACGCCCTGGGCGTGCCGCTGGCGGCGGGCGTCCTCTATCCCCACTTCGGGATCCTGCTGTCGCCCGTGATCGCCGCCGCGGCCATGAGCTTCAGCTCCGTCTCGGTGGTGGCCAATGCCTTGCGGCTGAAGCGGGTGCGGATCGCCTGA
- a CDS encoding potassium channel family protein has translation MDVFFTFVGRFFGCLRHVVPVLLVLSAVVAALAWLFSVVESIGFFDAFYFAVVTALAVGYGDIVPVTAAGKVIGMALGMVGMVLFGIVVGISTRTIMVVMHPDEVRRGGGDE, from the coding sequence ATGGACGTCTTTTTCACCTTCGTCGGCCGGTTCTTCGGGTGCCTCCGGCACGTGGTCCCGGTGCTCCTGGTGCTCTCGGCCGTGGTGGCGGCGCTGGCGTGGCTGTTCTCCGTGGTGGAGTCCATCGGTTTCTTCGACGCCTTCTACTTCGCCGTGGTGACCGCCCTGGCGGTGGGTTACGGCGACATCGTTCCGGTCACTGCGGCGGGAAAGGTGATCGGCATGGCGCTCGGGATGGTGGGAATGGTACTCTTCGGTATCGTGGTGGGGATCTCCACGCGGACCATCATGGTCGTCATGCACCCGGACGAGGTCCGGAGAGGAGGCGGGGATGAGTGA
- a CDS encoding S8 family serine peptidase — translation MKLHRLVAPVLVLAALAAVPADPAAAVTVSAAPSPAVVTQPVAVTVTADFPLVGAPSCTMEVNFGDGSPWTDAGTCTTTPCTLSGLTHVYATPGTFTLTAREKAGACLTPPNPPDPGTGTLVVNPPAVAVAVSPPAFQTARGAAASQALAYRFTATPPASLTLSSSKGVFLAGGRVVGEVRAPLSAAIRNGTAIVTEAVPVPVAVLERAERLGTPQVVYQRQFSNAFLSATALATLTLTTEAGADFRVTRIQLYFGNRRAEAEVARSGPAPKAFADVWFTGSGLLRGYWEVDGRRLAVVERHLAAERFVTLRLPDPPGLPTFQEGTHVLRFVVTEPAQEIPLPEAIYFVASGGTAGRARIVLLEPGDGGNVAASRPVFTWRAAPGCRTYLVEFLERAGEKPVFSAYTRATRYTPPAFTLGAVFRPGGRYLWHVKGFAADGTPKAESAIGTFTFGSKAEVVPGEILVAAADDAEGARVLEAVQDRYELRPVRTFRLRSIGWRCAVFRTDRDVFRLSAEIRREKGVVLAQPNYVFRTLSEPMSDLQGLGRELDFERLHRRLRGKGVLVAVIDTGVDTGHEDLRGRIRSARNLVPGEAYRAEIHGTAVAGVIAAALNGRGIEGIAPEAELLALRACRQAAPGRPEGRCVSTAVAEAVDTAVAERAGVVNLSLGATVPDPLVARVISAGARRGVVFVAPAGNVPGRGALAFPAAHPDVVAVAGRDAGGRPFPDAEIARMADLSAPCIHVLTTTPGGDYNFLDGTSLAAAAVSGVVALALGRDGRVDRGALHASAGGLCQWAERLLAMRLCRAPESRRSGTGAPATRR, via the coding sequence ATGAAGCTCCACCGCCTTGTCGCACCCGTGCTCGTCCTGGCCGCCCTGGCCGCCGTCCCGGCCGATCCCGCGGCGGCCGTGACCGTATCGGCGGCCCCCTCCCCGGCCGTGGTGACGCAGCCGGTGGCCGTGACGGTGACCGCAGACTTCCCCCTGGTGGGGGCCCCGAGCTGCACGATGGAGGTGAACTTCGGCGACGGCTCCCCCTGGACCGACGCCGGCACCTGCACCACCACGCCCTGCACCCTTTCGGGCCTCACCCACGTGTACGCGACCCCCGGGACCTTCACCCTGACCGCCCGTGAAAAGGCCGGGGCGTGCCTGACACCGCCCAATCCGCCCGACCCGGGGACGGGCACCCTGGTGGTCAACCCGCCGGCCGTGGCCGTGGCGGTCTCCCCGCCCGCCTTCCAGACGGCCCGGGGCGCCGCCGCCTCCCAGGCGCTCGCCTACCGGTTCACCGCCACGCCGCCCGCCTCCCTCACCCTGAGCTCCTCCAAGGGGGTCTTCCTGGCCGGGGGGCGGGTGGTGGGCGAGGTCCGGGCCCCGCTGTCCGCGGCGATCCGAAACGGTACGGCAATCGTCACGGAGGCGGTTCCCGTACCGGTTGCCGTGCTCGAGCGCGCCGAGCGGCTCGGCACCCCCCAGGTGGTCTACCAGCGACAGTTCTCCAACGCCTTCCTCTCCGCCACCGCCCTCGCCACCCTCACCCTCACCACCGAGGCCGGGGCCGATTTCCGGGTGACCCGGATCCAGCTCTACTTCGGCAACCGTCGGGCTGAGGCCGAGGTCGCGCGGAGCGGACCCGCCCCGAAGGCCTTCGCCGACGTCTGGTTCACCGGCTCCGGCCTGCTCCGCGGCTACTGGGAGGTGGACGGCCGGCGGCTCGCGGTGGTGGAACGGCACCTGGCGGCGGAACGGTTCGTGACCCTCCGCCTCCCGGATCCCCCGGGGCTCCCCACCTTCCAGGAGGGCACCCACGTGCTCCGGTTCGTGGTGACGGAACCGGCGCAGGAGATCCCCCTCCCGGAGGCCATCTACTTCGTCGCCAGCGGCGGCACGGCCGGAAGGGCCCGGATCGTCCTCCTCGAGCCGGGGGACGGCGGGAACGTCGCTGCCTCGAGGCCGGTCTTCACCTGGCGGGCGGCCCCCGGCTGCCGGACCTACCTGGTGGAGTTCCTGGAGCGGGCCGGGGAGAAGCCGGTCTTCTCGGCCTACACCCGCGCCACCCGCTACACGCCGCCCGCCTTCACCCTGGGGGCCGTCTTCCGCCCGGGCGGCCGGTATCTCTGGCACGTGAAGGGATTCGCGGCGGACGGGACCCCGAAGGCCGAAAGCGCCATCGGCACCTTTACCTTCGGCTCGAAGGCCGAGGTGGTCCCGGGCGAGATCCTGGTGGCCGCGGCGGACGACGCCGAGGGCGCCCGCGTCCTGGAGGCGGTCCAGGACCGGTACGAGCTCCGGCCGGTCCGCACATTCCGCCTCCGTTCCATCGGCTGGCGGTGCGCCGTGTTCCGGACGGACCGGGACGTCTTCCGCCTCTCCGCCGAGATCCGGCGGGAGAAGGGCGTGGTCCTCGCCCAGCCGAACTACGTCTTCCGGACCCTGTCGGAACCCATGTCCGACCTCCAGGGGCTCGGCCGCGAGCTCGACTTCGAGCGCCTCCACCGCCGCCTCCGGGGAAAGGGCGTTCTGGTGGCGGTGATCGACACCGGGGTGGACACCGGCCACGAGGACCTCCGGGGCCGGATCCGGTCCGCCCGGAACCTCGTTCCCGGCGAGGCCTACCGGGCCGAGATCCACGGGACCGCCGTGGCCGGCGTCATCGCCGCGGCCCTGAACGGCCGGGGCATCGAGGGGATCGCGCCGGAGGCGGAGCTCCTCGCCCTGCGGGCCTGCCGCCAGGCGGCGCCCGGGCGCCCGGAAGGCCGCTGCGTCTCCACCGCGGTGGCGGAGGCCGTGGACACGGCGGTCGCGGAACGGGCCGGGGTGGTGAACCTGAGCCTCGGCGCCACCGTCCCGGATCCGCTCGTCGCGCGGGTGATCTCGGCCGGGGCGCGCCGGGGCGTCGTCTTCGTGGCCCCGGCCGGGAACGTCCCGGGCCGGGGCGCCCTCGCCTTTCCCGCCGCCCACCCGGACGTGGTGGCGGTGGCGGGCCGGGACGCGGGGGGGAGGCCCTTCCCCGACGCGGAGATCGCCCGCATGGCGGACCTTTCCGCCCCCTGCATCCACGTCCTCACCACCACCCCGGGCGGGGATTACAACTTCCTCGACGGGACGTCCCTCGCCGCGGCGGCGGTGAGCGGCGTGGTGGCCCTGGCCCTGGGCCGTGACGGGAGGGTGGATCGGGGCGCCCTCCACGCCTCGGCGGGCGGCCTTTGCCAATGGGCCGAAAGGCTCCTGGCGATGCGCCTTTGCCGCGCCCCGGAAAGCCGGCGGAGCGGAACCGGGGCCCCGGCCACCCGGCGGTGA
- a CDS encoding S8 family serine peptidase, producing the protein MTSERERLRGLLPLYLNGSLPEGDRAAVEAALERDPGLQAELQECREIAAAFEEMERCVPCPSEAVYGRILQGVRETVPGPSPSWRRWTAPLRDLRLAWGLAAVQAAAILLLLVAPPGSGLRTLTAPRPTAERAVAVNVVFRPDAREQDIRALLVRVGATIVDGPSPEGLYVIRVPPGARPEALLERLRRSGVVRFARQAY; encoded by the coding sequence ATGACCTCTGAGCGCGAACGCCTCCGGGGACTTCTCCCCCTCTACCTGAACGGCTCGCTCCCGGAGGGCGACCGGGCCGCCGTAGAGGCGGCCCTGGAGCGGGATCCCGGGCTGCAGGCCGAACTCCAGGAATGCCGGGAGATCGCGGCGGCCTTCGAGGAGATGGAAAGGTGCGTGCCCTGCCCCTCGGAGGCGGTCTACGGGCGGATCCTCCAAGGTGTCCGGGAGACCGTCCCGGGGCCCTCCCCGTCGTGGCGGCGGTGGACCGCGCCGCTTCGTGACCTCCGGCTGGCCTGGGGCCTGGCGGCGGTCCAGGCGGCGGCGATCCTCCTCCTGCTCGTCGCCCCGCCCGGGTCGGGCCTCCGGACCTTGACCGCCCCCCGCCCCACCGCGGAGCGGGCCGTGGCCGTGAACGTGGTCTTCCGGCCCGACGCCCGGGAGCAAGACATCCGGGCGCTGCTCGTCCGGGTGGGGGCCACCATCGTCGACGGCCCGTCCCCGGAGGGGCTCTACGTGATCCGCGTGCCGCCGGGGGCGAGGCCCGAGGCGCTCCTCGAGCGGCTCCGGCGCTCCGGGGTGGTCCGCTTCGCCCGGCAGGCCTACTAG